The following nucleotide sequence is from Nitrospira sp..
CGGACCTTCGGCTGCCGGACACGCAGACGATGTCGGACGGTGAATTGTTTTTCATCATCCAGAACGGCATTCGATTCACCGCCATGCCCGGCTGGGGCACCGGCGATCCGACGAAGGACAGCGGCAGTTGGCAGCTGGTGCACTTCATTCGTCACCTCCCCAGCCTGACCGAAGAAGAGCTGGAAGAAATGCGCAGCCTGAATCCCAAGACCAAGAAGGAACTGGAAGAGGAAGCCCTCATCGACCAATTCCTCGGCGGAGATGACTCCGCTGCCCAAAAGGCCACCGACTCCCACCACCATTGAATTCAACGAAAGGACGACCCGTGACTGCTCTGCGACTCCTCATTGCCGCCCTGTTCCTGATCGCCACCCCGGTGCTGGTCTTGGCCCACGGCAGCGGCCAGCATGTGCTGGGCGTCATTTCCGCCATCGATGCTACCCATATCGAGGTGAAAACCCCGAAGGGTCAACTGGTGTCGGTGCGCCTGACCGATAAGACCGAGTACAAGGTCAAGAATCTCAGCCGGCCCAAGAGCCCGCCGCAAGTGGGGGACCGCGTGGTGGTGGAAGCCGAAAAGAGCACGGACGGCTTGGTCGCCACCGAAGTGCATTATTCCGATTCCGCCAAGGCCAAACACTGAGAAGGGATGCGCGTGTTTCACCTCCAACACGTCCACCAGACCGGCGGCGACGGCCTGCGCCCTGTCGTCATGCGGGTGCTGGTGACCGGGATCGCGGTATTCTTGGCCGTGACGGTGGTGCCCGGCATCGAGTCGAACAGTCTCGGCGCCGGGCTCGCGGCGGTATTGGTGCTCACCCTGCTGAACGCGATCATCCGTCCGCTGCTGTATTTTCTGTCCCTGCCCCTGATCGTGGTCAGCCTCGGGTTCTTCATGCTGGTGATCAACGCCCTGCTCTTACAGCTGACCGCCGCCCTGGTAAAGGGCTTCAATGTGGCCGGCTTCTGGGCCTCGTTCTGGGGCGCCTTGGTCATCAGCGTGGTCAGCGCCGTTCTGAACATCGTGCTGGCCATCGAGCAGACCAAAGCCCATACGATCGACCCTCCTCGCCGCCCCCCCACGATCATCAATCCCGATTGACGACGCTTTCCTTGAGTTACCCCGGTGGCACTGCTACAATGCGCCCCGACGCTCGACCGGACCGTCGAGAGCGTACGAGCTTTGAATTCTAACCAGCGCGTGTTTCGATCGGGCGCGAGGCCCCGCCGAGGTTTCCTGCCGGTGCGAAGTATGCTGCAAAGAGGTCGATGAGCCCTTCACCTGAACAAGCCAAAGCCGCCGCGGAAACCCATCTTCAACGGACCCTGACTTCGGTACTGAACGGATTACCCGCCGACGCGGCCTTGGCCGCCGTATTTCATCAGGAGCAGGGCCCCCTCACAGCACAGGTTCACCGTGGATTTACGCCCCGCGACGTGCAGGCCATCGTGCGGACCCTCTCGTCCCAAAAGGTGCTGACCGCCGTGCCCGCCGATGCGGAGGCTTCGCGCACCGTCCGTCTCCGCCTGGTCACGCCAGGGGCCAAGTCGCTCCTGGGTATGCCGCTTCGCCACCGCCAGCGCACCTACGGCTTCCTCGTCATCGGACGGAAAGACAACGCCACCTTCGCCAAGAAAGACAAGGCGATGTTGGAACAGGCCGGGGACGACATCACCAAAGCCCTCGAACGGGACAGCCTCTTCGACCTGAACATGCTCCTGAGCCGTCCCTTAGTCTCGAAGGAACCTCTCCCCTCACCCGCAACCGTCGAGGCCTTCACCGCCCCGACCTCCCATGCCACGCCCGAATTGCAGGAAAAGGTCGTGGCGCTTCTGAACGAGCTAGGCCAGACCTTGCCCTTCGATCGCGCCTGGATCGGCGCCTATGATCCGTTGGCGGGAAACGTCGAGGTCCTTGGTATCGCTGGCGAACACAAGACCGATCCGAAGGACCAAAAGAAAGACCTCAAGGCAGGCCAGCGCCTGGCCTTGGACGCGTCCGCCGCGGGGTGGGCCGTGCGGCACCGCAAACCGCGCGTCGACCACGACCTGGCCTCGACCCAAGGGCGGTTTCTCGATCACAAGTATCTGTACAAAGACCGGTTCCAATCCTCGCTGGTCTTGCCCTTTTTTCTGCGCGGCCAGGTCGGCGGGATCATCACGTTAGCCTCGAAAGAGGCGGATCGCTTCACCGTGAGTGATACGCGGCTGCTGGAGCCGATCAACCTCAAGCTATTGGACCTTTTGCAGGCCGCGCCCCCCGCGCCGTCCACCGCAGTCAAAGCCGAGGGAGCCCCGGAGGCCGAGGCCGGCGCAGTTCCGCAAGCCCCGGCGGAACCGGTCATCCGTAAACAAGAGCGGCAGGCAGCCATCGGCGAGTTCAGCGCCTTCCTGGCGACAGAGATTCGCGAACCCCTCGCCTCCATTCGGGCTCAGCTGGAAGAGGTGACTGCGGAAGGCATTCTCGACTTCGACCCGCAAACGCGCGTCGAAAATGCCATGCGCGACCTGATCCGCATCGAAGCCATCCTCAACGAGATCTTGGACTTCGCGAAACCGTTGGATCTCAACCGCCGGCTCTGTCGGGTGCCTGAAATGGTAGAAAACGCCTTGACCGTCGTTGCGACCGAGCTGGAAGCGACCAGGATCCAGGTCATCAAGGATTACGCCTCCGTCCTCGCCCCCGTGCGGGCCGACGAGGCCAAGATGCAGCAGGTGTTCTTGAGCATCTTCAAGAACGCCATCGAGGCCATGACGCCAGGCGGCATCCTGACGATTTCCATCAGCAACCAGCGGGCCGGACGACACTTGGAAGTACAGACCCTCATCAAAAACAACGGCACGCCCATTCCTCCCGAACATGTGGACAAGGTCTTCGAGCCGTTCTTCACGACTAAACGGTCCGGCACGGGATTGGGCTTGGCTACGGTGAAGAAAATTGTAGAGGAGCACCAGGGCACCATCGCCATCGCCGGCATTCCCGGCGAAGGCACCACTGTCACCATGCGGATGCCCGGCGTGAGCCGCGGACCGGCCCATCGTTATCGCGGACGAGGCCGCCGCCCTCCCCGCCGCCCGACGGCCTGACCCAAGCCCCGCCTCCCCCTTTGTTCTTGACAGGGCTTGTCCGGGCAGCTAAGATTCGCGCACTCTTTGGGCTTTTAACGACTTATCATCGACCACCATACATTCACATTCTTTCAAAGGAGTAGGGGTATGAAACTCGCGATCGGCACCGTAGCGACCCTTGCAGGCGTGTTGTTTGTATTCTCTATGGCCTCAGCAAATCCGGCGCTCCTGCCGAAGCACGAAGGCTATCCCATGAAGAACGACGGCAGCCCGGTCAACGGACAGCCGACGGCCAATGACCCCGGGCAGAAGGATGCCCGCGGGGAATCCACCCTACTCAAGTCTGCCGAGTCGTCCTCCAAGCACTCGGAGCAGAAGCTGATCAAGACCGACAATGCCCGCATCACGGAAGGCCAGGGCGCTGGCCGCTTGCCGAACGTGCAGGGCCCGCAGATCAAGATTGAGCCGCCTGTGACCTCGGCCACCAAGATCACCGGCGAGCGTAAGATCGACTAAGTCTGCAGCGAGAGATCGAGCGAGGGGGTCACCGTCCCAAGGCGGTGACCCCCTTCTCATTTTTGGCGGGCCGAGCGACGTGGAGGACGATCGGACGCGGCCGGTACCGACCGAAACCGCCAGGGCTTCTTCGCCCAGAGCCCCGCATACTCGACGCCGATTCGCGGAAGGGCCTGAACGGACCCCTCTGGCAAGCCCGCACCGCGATCCTCGAACCATAGGCCTTGGCCGCTGGTCAGGTCCAGTCGGTTCAACGTTCGGTCGATGTTGAACTCCCGGCAGAGGCGCCCGGGCCCATCGATCAGACGTCCGTCGATCTCGATGGCGCGAATCAGCACCGCCGCCGGGAAGTCCTCCGCTTCCGTCACCACGTTCAAGCAATGGTACATACCGTAAATCAGATACACGTAGGCCACTCCAGCCGGACCGAACATCACATCGGTGCGCGCCGTTCTTCCCTTGGACGCGTGGCAGGCCTTGTCTTCCGGTCCGACATAGGCCTCCACTTCCACAATACGGCCCGAGACCACCCCTCGCTCGCTCTCGCGAACCAGATATTTCCCGATCAGCGACTGTGCGACTTGCACGGTGGGGCGGACGAAGAAGGCTCGTGGCAACGGCCTCTCGATGGACTTACCAGCCGAGGACATGGGCGAAGATCAGCGGAGCGACGATCGTCGCGTCCGATTCGATGATGAATTTCGGCGTATCGACACCCAGCTTCCCCCAGGTAATCTTTTCGTTCGGCACGGCCCCGGAATAGGACCCGTAACTGGTCGTCGAATCGCTGATCTGGCAAAAATAGCCCCACAGCGGCGTATCGGTCTTACGCAGGTCTTGCCGCAGCATCGGGACTACGCAGATGGGAAAATCCCCGGCGATGCCGCCGCCGATCTGGAAGAACCCCACGGAGCACGCCTTCGTCACCTCCTGGTACCAGTCGGCCAACTGCATCATATATTCGATGCCGCTTCGCACCGTGTGCACCTGTTTGACGGCGCCGACCATGCACTGCGCCGCATACATATTGCCGAGCGTGGAATCCTCCCACCCTGGCACGTAGAGCGGCAGGTTGCGCTCCGCCGCCGCGCACATCCAGCTGTCGACCGGATCAATCTGATAAAACTCTTTCAGCGCACCGCTCCGCAGGAGTCGATACAGAAATTCATGCGGGAACATCCGCAAGCCGGCCTGGTCGGCGGACAGCCACTCTTTGGCAACCGCGGCTTCGATGCGACGCATCGCTTCAGCCTCCGGGATACAGGTATCCGTCACCCGATTCAAATGCCGCTCCAGCAAGCGTTGTTCGTCTTGCGCCGTCAGCTCACGGTACCGAGGGATCCGCTCATAATGCTTCTGCGCCACGAGGTTGAAGAGGTCTTCTTCGAGATTGGCGCCGGTGCAGCAGATCCCATGGACCTTGTCCCGGCGAATCATCTCCGCCAACGACAGCCCCAGTTCTGCCGTACTCATCGCCCCGGCCAGCGTCACCAGCATCTTGCCGCCCCGCTCCAGGTGCGACCGATAGGCCTGTGCCGCATCCTTCAGCGTCGCGGCGTTGAAATGCCGAAAGTGACGATCGATG
It contains:
- a CDS encoding phage holin family protein, which codes for MRVFHLQHVHQTGGDGLRPVVMRVLVTGIAVFLAVTVVPGIESNSLGAGLAAVLVLTLLNAIIRPLLYFLSLPLIVVSLGFFMLVINALLLQLTAALVKGFNVAGFWASFWGALVISVVSAVLNIVLAIEQTKAHTIDPPRRPPTIINPD
- a CDS encoding GAF domain-containing protein translates to MSPSPEQAKAAAETHLQRTLTSVLNGLPADAALAAVFHQEQGPLTAQVHRGFTPRDVQAIVRTLSSQKVLTAVPADAEASRTVRLRLVTPGAKSLLGMPLRHRQRTYGFLVIGRKDNATFAKKDKAMLEQAGDDITKALERDSLFDLNMLLSRPLVSKEPLPSPATVEAFTAPTSHATPELQEKVVALLNELGQTLPFDRAWIGAYDPLAGNVEVLGIAGEHKTDPKDQKKDLKAGQRLALDASAAGWAVRHRKPRVDHDLASTQGRFLDHKYLYKDRFQSSLVLPFFLRGQVGGIITLASKEADRFTVSDTRLLEPINLKLLDLLQAAPPAPSTAVKAEGAPEAEAGAVPQAPAEPVIRKQERQAAIGEFSAFLATEIREPLASIRAQLEEVTAEGILDFDPQTRVENAMRDLIRIEAILNEILDFAKPLDLNRRLCRVPEMVENALTVVATELEATRIQVIKDYASVLAPVRADEAKMQQVFLSIFKNAIEAMTPGGILTISISNQRAGRHLEVQTLIKNNGTPIPPEHVDKVFEPFFTTKRSGTGLGLATVKKIVEEHQGTIAIAGIPGEGTTVTMRMPGVSRGPAHRYRGRGRRPPRRPTA
- a CDS encoding deoxyhypusine synthase family protein; protein product: MNSPTISQFIDRHFRHFNAATLKDAAQAYRSHLERGGKMLVTLAGAMSTAELGLSLAEMIRRDKVHGICCTGANLEEDLFNLVAQKHYERIPRYRELTAQDEQRLLERHLNRVTDTCIPEAEAMRRIEAAVAKEWLSADQAGLRMFPHEFLYRLLRSGALKEFYQIDPVDSWMCAAAERNLPLYVPGWEDSTLGNMYAAQCMVGAVKQVHTVRSGIEYMMQLADWYQEVTKACSVGFFQIGGGIAGDFPICVVPMLRQDLRKTDTPLWGYFCQISDSTTSYGSYSGAVPNEKITWGKLGVDTPKFIIESDATIVAPLIFAHVLGW
- a CDS encoding DNA-3-methyladenine glycosylase, coding for MSSAGKSIERPLPRAFFVRPTVQVAQSLIGKYLVRESERGVVSGRIVEVEAYVGPEDKACHASKGRTARTDVMFGPAGVAYVYLIYGMYHCLNVVTEAEDFPAAVLIRAIEIDGRLIDGPGRLCREFNIDRTLNRLDLTSGQGLWFEDRGAGLPEGSVQALPRIGVEYAGLWAKKPWRFRSVPAASDRPPRRSARQK